A genomic stretch from Pontivivens ytuae includes:
- a CDS encoding glycosyltransferase family 2 protein, which produces MTDQPLVSVVTVYYNRVGHVREAMQSLFDQTEKNIEIIAADDGSTDGTGAALEALDDPRLIVRRHENMGFVAAVNAAIRSSRGKYVAIHGSGDISQPQRLAKQAAILEARPEIGLVGCWIENEDLVGQALELKKPTDDMPLREEILKRNPFTHGEVMYRRDLFDKVGGYREFFRFAQDRDLWVRMSRHTDHAVVPEVLYRRKRLAGGVSTTAEKLILQGMLSEFAVHCGREVAAGRPDPLERTGPSAGLLRTRSASLAGRFARVGIKMLAIEETQNAEKLIAAARNEHPNLPIVRVASALLSASRMGAVWSRVLRPSVRRGLELRTGPIGG; this is translated from the coding sequence ATGACCGATCAGCCGCTCGTTTCCGTCGTCACGGTCTATTACAACCGCGTCGGCCACGTGCGGGAGGCGATGCAGAGCCTCTTCGACCAGACCGAAAAGAACATCGAGATCATCGCCGCCGATGACGGTTCCACCGACGGAACCGGTGCGGCGCTGGAGGCGCTGGACGACCCCCGCCTCATCGTGCGGCGGCATGAGAACATGGGCTTCGTCGCCGCGGTGAACGCCGCGATTCGGTCGAGCCGCGGCAAGTACGTCGCGATCCACGGCTCCGGCGACATCTCCCAGCCCCAGCGCCTCGCGAAGCAGGCCGCGATCCTTGAGGCCCGGCCCGAGATCGGCCTCGTCGGCTGCTGGATCGAGAACGAGGATCTTGTGGGTCAGGCCTTGGAGCTCAAGAAACCCACCGACGACATGCCGCTCCGGGAGGAGATCCTGAAGCGTAATCCCTTCACCCACGGCGAGGTCATGTATCGCCGCGACCTCTTCGACAAGGTCGGCGGCTACCGCGAGTTCTTCCGCTTCGCCCAGGACCGCGACCTGTGGGTCCGGATGAGCCGCCACACCGACCACGCCGTGGTGCCCGAGGTGCTCTACCGTCGCAAGCGTCTGGCCGGCGGCGTCTCCACCACGGCGGAGAAGCTGATTCTCCAGGGCATGCTCTCCGAATTCGCCGTCCATTGCGGGCGCGAGGTGGCCGCAGGCCGCCCTGATCCGCTGGAGCGCACCGGCCCCTCCGCGGGCCTTCTGCGCACCCGTTCGGCCAGCCTCGCCGGCCGTTTCGCCCGCGTCGGCATCAAGATGCTCGCCATCGAAGAGACGCAGAACGCGGAGAAGCTCATTGCCGCCGCGCGCAACGAGCACCCCAACCTGCCCATCGTGCGGGTCGCCTCCGCCCTGCTGTCGGCCAGCCGTATGGGGGCCGTCTGGTCCCGCGTCCTGCGCCCCTCGGTGCGTCGCGGGCTGGAGCTTCGGACCGGTCCCATCGGCGGTTGA
- a CDS encoding polysaccharide biosynthesis/export family protein yields the protein MSTLAIMTGALPAAAQATLQPGDVLSMQVIGLPELAVQAPIGSDGRARLPLVGPVDADGETIESLESSVRAAMENEVYRRYDATGTVYFIALAPEDVFLTVAEWRPVFVQGDVARSGAIPYRAGKTVRMIMAESGGLLPGGILNGDPRALERLPDLQAANRRLSLQMAQAEAIALRIEAELSGEQAMPPVPVPSGADATDVQAIRDLESRRLEFSRENDEAARAFLEAAIRQAEHRIRVLEQQVGAQREQVEADAEEAARLQSLLDQGLTQAGRLVDFRRAQLASSTRVLQTESELARVALDRTRLLDELSRLDTVRDGALLAELSETRANLREIGISLQATQEEMASLGVIATPSSEPPETVITLFRDGEEMPDVTLDSEVLPGDVVEIRSVMPEPTLVGAAPDEAAQTGDAVLSAQPTPLERLNTPIPTGPDDGETAAAPVESTQEPAATPVEVVEEPAATPVEVVEEPAPTPVDIVEEDATAPAPVEIVEDEPAPAPVEQQAAGEETEPRVAEEQPADGDGLISEPGLDTPLDVLPASANEDDRASDATEYGDVIVGARANILTPLPVRVSPRPEPRPDNL from the coding sequence GTGAGCACACTCGCCATCATGACGGGAGCGCTCCCCGCGGCGGCTCAAGCCACGCTGCAGCCGGGCGACGTCCTTTCTATGCAGGTTATCGGCCTGCCCGAACTCGCCGTGCAGGCGCCCATCGGATCGGACGGGCGCGCGCGCCTGCCGCTCGTCGGCCCGGTGGATGCTGATGGCGAAACCATCGAATCGTTGGAGAGCTCCGTGCGCGCCGCGATGGAGAACGAGGTCTACCGGCGCTACGACGCCACCGGCACCGTTTATTTCATAGCGCTCGCGCCCGAGGACGTGTTCCTGACCGTCGCCGAATGGCGCCCGGTTTTCGTCCAGGGCGACGTCGCCCGCTCCGGCGCGATCCCCTACCGCGCGGGCAAAACCGTGCGGATGATCATGGCCGAATCGGGTGGGCTGCTGCCCGGCGGTATCCTGAATGGCGACCCACGCGCTCTCGAACGCCTCCCCGATTTGCAAGCTGCGAATCGGCGGCTGTCGCTGCAGATGGCACAGGCTGAAGCCATCGCGCTTCGCATCGAAGCGGAGCTGTCGGGCGAGCAAGCCATGCCGCCCGTGCCCGTCCCGAGTGGCGCGGATGCAACAGATGTCCAGGCGATTCGCGATCTGGAAAGCCGTCGCCTCGAATTCTCCCGCGAGAATGACGAGGCTGCCCGCGCCTTCCTCGAAGCCGCGATCCGGCAGGCGGAGCATCGTATCCGCGTGCTCGAACAGCAGGTTGGCGCGCAGCGCGAGCAGGTCGAAGCCGATGCCGAGGAGGCCGCGCGCCTCCAGAGCCTGCTCGACCAGGGTCTGACGCAGGCCGGCCGCCTCGTCGACTTCCGCCGAGCGCAGCTCGCCTCCTCCACCCGCGTGCTGCAGACCGAGAGCGAGCTCGCGCGTGTCGCACTCGACCGTACCCGGCTGCTCGACGAGCTCTCCCGCCTCGACACCGTCCGCGACGGCGCTCTCCTGGCCGAGCTCTCCGAGACCCGCGCAAACCTGCGCGAGATCGGCATCTCGCTCCAGGCGACGCAGGAGGAGATGGCGAGCCTCGGCGTGATCGCCACGCCCAGCTCCGAGCCGCCCGAGACCGTCATCACCCTCTTCCGCGACGGGGAGGAGATGCCGGACGTGACCCTCGACAGTGAGGTTCTGCCCGGCGACGTGGTCGAGATCCGCTCCGTCATGCCCGAGCCGACCCTTGTCGGCGCGGCGCCTGACGAAGCGGCCCAGACCGGTGACGCGGTCCTGTCCGCACAGCCCACGCCGCTGGAGCGCCTGAACACCCCGATCCCGACCGGCCCGGATGACGGCGAAACCGCCGCAGCCCCGGTCGAGAGCACCCAGGAGCCCGCGGCCACCCCGGTGGAGGTCGTCGAGGAACCGGCCGCCACTCCGGTGGAGGTGGTCGAGGAGCCCGCCCCGACCCCGGTCGACATCGTGGAGGAGGACGCAACCGCCCCCGCCCCGGTCGAGATCGTCGAGGACGAGCCCGCGCCCGCCCCCGTCGAACAGCAGGCCGCCGGTGAGGAAACCGAGCCTCGCGTCGCCGAGGAGCAGCCCGCCGATGGCGACGGCCTGATCTCCGAACCCGGCCTCGACACGCCGCTCGACGTGCTGCCGGCCTCCGCCAACGAGGACGACCGCGCCTCCGACGCGACCGAGTACGGGGATGTTATTGTCGGCGCACGGGCGAACATACTGACGCCATTGCCGGTGCGCGTGTCGCCGAGGCCCGAGCCGCGGCCGGACAACCTCTGA
- a CDS encoding oligosaccharide flippase family protein — MTGHAPKRRSFLRDVMDVGAARVIVLLATLGANVIIARTLGPEGKGAITALTVVPFLIITLAELGLRQATTYHIGRKTFDAQTVVSTLILLYLASSVIGVLICLIYFNIAWQPQFTVAAVIAATLFIPFGLMRNYTTGIFLGMEKVAVFSRVNWMPGVTQLIVLGILALIGVISITGAVWAALIGVIVVAAYAARLVAREVRLTPIFDKDCIIAMLRLGGIFAVALFLISLNYKINIFLLQYWSDLEQVGIYALGESIAELIWQVPGTMSAVILSRSANAKNDAQFTERIGILLRLSVIIGIIGATGLGIVSPVLIPLVFGAEFADSAQVLILLLPGIVAFVIFKILNVDLAGKGRPWVSMLVIIPALGLNAAAASFLIPAYGAEGAAIACSISYLGTAAAFTVLYCRVTKTPLVDFVTPRMSDLDFLIQKVPALRVLRPGARP; from the coding sequence ATGACCGGTCACGCCCCGAAACGTCGGAGCTTCCTGCGCGATGTCATGGATGTCGGCGCGGCGCGCGTCATCGTGCTGCTCGCCACGCTCGGCGCCAATGTCATCATCGCGCGCACGCTCGGCCCGGAAGGCAAGGGTGCGATCACGGCGCTGACCGTGGTGCCCTTCCTCATCATCACGCTGGCGGAGCTCGGGCTGCGCCAAGCCACGACCTACCATATCGGGCGCAAGACCTTCGACGCGCAGACGGTGGTGAGCACGCTGATCCTGCTGTACCTCGCCTCCAGCGTGATCGGGGTGCTGATCTGCCTGATCTACTTCAACATCGCCTGGCAGCCGCAATTCACGGTCGCCGCCGTGATCGCGGCGACGCTCTTCATCCCGTTCGGCCTGATGCGGAACTACACGACCGGCATCTTCCTGGGGATGGAGAAGGTCGCCGTCTTCAGCCGTGTGAACTGGATGCCGGGGGTCACGCAACTCATCGTGCTCGGCATCCTGGCGCTGATCGGCGTGATCTCGATCACCGGTGCGGTCTGGGCGGCGCTGATCGGCGTGATCGTGGTCGCCGCCTACGCGGCCCGGCTCGTGGCGCGGGAGGTGCGGCTCACCCCGATCTTCGACAAGGACTGCATCATCGCGATGCTGCGCCTCGGCGGGATCTTCGCCGTGGCGCTGTTCCTCATCTCGCTTAACTACAAGATCAACATCTTCCTCCTGCAGTACTGGTCGGATCTGGAGCAGGTGGGGATCTACGCGCTCGGTGAGAGCATTGCGGAGCTCATCTGGCAGGTGCCCGGCACCATGTCCGCCGTGATCCTGTCGCGCAGCGCCAACGCCAAGAACGACGCCCAGTTTACCGAGCGGATCGGCATCCTGCTGCGCCTCTCGGTTATCATCGGCATCATTGGGGCCACGGGCCTCGGGATCGTCAGCCCGGTGCTGATCCCGCTGGTCTTCGGCGCTGAGTTCGCGGACAGCGCGCAGGTGCTGATCCTGCTCCTGCCCGGCATCGTCGCCTTCGTGATCTTCAAGATCCTGAACGTGGATCTCGCGGGCAAGGGGCGGCCCTGGGTCTCCATGCTCGTCATCATTCCGGCGCTGGGGCTGAACGCCGCCGCGGCCTCCTTCCTCATCCCCGCCTACGGGGCGGAAGGGGCGGCGATCGCGTGCTCCATCAGCTATCTCGGGACGGCAGCCGCCTTCACGGTTCTCTACTGTCGCGTTACCAAAACACCGTTGGTAGACTTCGTGACGCCGCGTATGTCCGATCTCGATTTTCTGATTCAGAAGGTGCCCGCCCTGCGGGTCTTACGCCCGGGGGCCCGCCCATGA
- a CDS encoding GumC family protein — translation MTGYNPIQDPRRSRSGYQDAVPGQDEVVDTGGFFASIMRNKILIGAVAFFSAVIAAAILVRLEPIYVARAELLLETGGNRVIAIENVVDDPTLGTGTILSEIAILRSRGVLEEVARRLQLHRYAEFNPDLQEKSTMSVVTGAARQAVRDILGDGDEGGSARARTDSAPVIRTHEEVAANILRSKTRAAQQGLSHVIDIRVTSSNSRRAARIANTIVEVYLERQLDDKFAASETAIAWLSTRVEDLSRQLEEAEQSVEDYRADQLLDDRSSPEVIDRQLAELAVLLVRARDQLAEERAQAQRFVELVDSGNYASALDIGESQVLATLEQRRANLRRQISTVVSQSGGGSVGGLQNQLSAIDAEIDAETAEVATALNARVDIARERVDQLRAEITGMERLQSEKRRALIGLRELEREAEALRLVYGQFLTRLRETSERGGFQQANARLVTPAQPPVDPAGPQKVPLLILAMLAGGLVASASVVLRDLQRPLVRGTADVRSATNRSLLATMPKLRDATPRALFNRLDAGDTAATEAEVARRLRALLMRPGAKGSVRSMQRDRGAMPLSILVTSAGNGHDTEQLALLLARAGAEAGRNVLLAEADPENGMLVETLAPELAPIGPGCVSEISDGLAVGRLMSAPDDNPIRELDAALDDGQEPFDMVVIHAAPVLTLSAALDIAARSDRVVLTARQSWTTMADLKLSSEELARVDAPLAGVVLTGVPEPRRWSLLRRRKRRLGVVTAMRARRV, via the coding sequence ATGACCGGATACAATCCCATTCAGGACCCCCGTCGGTCCCGCTCAGGCTATCAGGACGCCGTTCCAGGCCAGGATGAAGTCGTCGACACCGGGGGCTTCTTCGCCTCCATCATGCGCAACAAGATCCTAATCGGCGCCGTCGCGTTCTTCTCGGCCGTGATCGCCGCGGCGATCCTCGTGCGGCTGGAGCCGATCTACGTCGCGCGCGCCGAACTGCTGCTGGAAACCGGCGGCAACCGGGTCATCGCGATCGAGAACGTGGTGGACGACCCGACGCTGGGCACCGGCACCATCCTGTCGGAGATCGCGATCCTGCGCTCCCGCGGTGTGCTGGAGGAGGTCGCGCGGCGGCTGCAGCTCCACCGGTATGCGGAGTTCAATCCGGACCTGCAGGAAAAGAGCACGATGAGCGTCGTGACCGGGGCGGCCCGGCAGGCGGTGCGCGACATCCTCGGCGACGGGGACGAGGGCGGCTCGGCACGGGCCCGCACGGACAGCGCGCCGGTGATCCGGACCCATGAGGAGGTCGCGGCGAACATCCTGCGGTCCAAGACGCGGGCGGCTCAGCAGGGCCTGTCCCACGTGATCGACATCCGCGTGACCTCGTCGAACTCCCGCCGTGCGGCGCGGATCGCGAACACGATCGTGGAGGTCTATCTGGAGCGTCAGCTCGACGACAAGTTCGCGGCGAGCGAGACGGCCATCGCCTGGCTGTCGACCCGCGTGGAGGATCTGAGCCGGCAGCTAGAGGAAGCCGAGCAGTCGGTGGAGGATTACCGCGCCGACCAGCTCCTCGACGATCGGTCGAGCCCCGAGGTGATCGACCGGCAGCTCGCCGAGCTCGCGGTCCTTCTGGTGCGCGCCCGGGATCAGCTGGCCGAGGAGCGGGCGCAGGCCCAGCGCTTCGTCGAACTGGTGGACAGCGGGAACTACGCCTCGGCCCTCGATATCGGGGAATCGCAGGTCCTCGCGACGCTGGAGCAGCGCCGGGCGAACCTGCGCCGCCAGATCTCGACGGTCGTGTCGCAGAGCGGCGGCGGGTCCGTGGGTGGCCTGCAGAACCAGCTCTCTGCCATCGATGCGGAGATCGACGCGGAGACGGCGGAGGTCGCCACGGCGCTCAACGCCCGCGTGGACATCGCGCGGGAGCGGGTGGATCAGCTTCGCGCCGAGATTACCGGGATGGAGCGCCTCCAGTCCGAGAAGCGCCGCGCCCTGATCGGCCTGCGCGAGCTGGAGCGGGAGGCCGAGGCGCTGCGTCTCGTGTACGGACAGTTCCTGACCCGCCTGCGTGAGACGAGCGAGCGGGGTGGCTTCCAGCAGGCGAACGCCCGCCTCGTGACGCCGGCGCAGCCGCCGGTCGATCCGGCGGGGCCGCAGAAGGTGCCGCTCCTGATCCTCGCGATGCTCGCCGGTGGCCTCGTCGCTTCGGCCAGCGTGGTGCTGCGCGATCTGCAGCGGCCGCTGGTGCGCGGTACGGCGGACGTGCGCTCGGCCACCAACCGGTCGCTGCTCGCCACCATGCCGAAGCTGCGGGATGCCACGCCGCGTGCGCTGTTCAACCGGCTCGACGCCGGGGACACGGCCGCCACGGAAGCGGAGGTCGCGCGGCGTCTGCGCGCTCTGCTGATGCGGCCGGGCGCCAAGGGCTCCGTCCGTTCGATGCAGCGGGACCGGGGGGCGATGCCGCTCTCCATCCTCGTCACGAGCGCGGGCAACGGCCACGACACCGAGCAGCTCGCGCTGCTGCTGGCCCGTGCCGGCGCGGAAGCCGGGCGGAACGTGCTGCTCGCCGAAGCGGATCCGGAGAACGGGATGCTGGTCGAGACGCTGGCGCCGGAGCTGGCCCCGATCGGGCCCGGCTGCGTGTCGGAAATCTCCGACGGTCTGGCCGTCGGACGGCTGATGAGCGCGCCGGACGACAACCCGATCCGGGAGCTCGACGCGGCCCTCGACGACGGGCAGGAGCCGTTCGACATGGTGGTGATCCATGCGGCACCGGTGCTGACGCTGTCCGCCGCACTCGACATCGCGGCGCGCAGCGACCGGGTGGTGCTGACCGCCCGTCAGTCCTGGACCACGATGGCGGATCTGAAGCTGTCGTCCGAGGAGCTGGCCCGCGTCGACGCACCGCTCGCCGGTGTCGTGCTGACGGGTGTGCCCGAGCCGCGCCGCTGGTCGCTCCTGCGCCGTCGCAAGCGGCGTCTGGGTGTGGTGACGGCCATGCGCGCGCGTCGCGTCTAG
- a CDS encoding O-antigen ligase family protein: MWPAIAAGVSVFTFFATLRMVKDFDRPTQFLVMAIWLRLVLSAFHEWTFTPMAAGLSINALASVAVAGIGLLLAGPRLLRLNMLVTAWLIVLIVTVSAVINGEFGGMINDLIKWAYFFALAMLSWRAFRIYGKDDVLKAVVVAMLTPVILQMLSVALGVSKATENDGSISYIGGYYHEAAFSVMLFGFLCTAALVRWRWPVVGPAIVAFGIVCVMLTNYRTTILGTLPVMFALSAAVALGGFARQLRPIVVLTILIAVPALLFGAREMLPDRFIDVLVVAQTGADLVKDPLRFTEAEQDLFSGRVYLWSLYINQWLGGQTHVHIIGFGPEVWDRRLPLYAHNTFVSYIHEFGIVGVTALCIFFLTNIIRGMLIADRHLALRSVSIQVGFVILNLSTMPLWQIEGNILYALVIGATWSSPPLTMKKRTSRQSFPASVAHG; this comes from the coding sequence ATGTGGCCCGCCATCGCCGCAGGGGTCTCGGTCTTCACCTTCTTCGCCACGTTGCGAATGGTGAAGGACTTCGACCGGCCGACGCAGTTCCTGGTCATGGCCATCTGGCTGCGGCTTGTGCTGTCGGCGTTCCACGAATGGACCTTCACGCCGATGGCGGCGGGCCTGTCGATCAACGCGCTGGCGTCGGTCGCGGTGGCCGGGATCGGGCTGCTGCTGGCGGGGCCGCGGCTGCTCCGCCTCAACATGCTGGTGACGGCGTGGCTGATCGTGCTGATCGTGACCGTGTCGGCCGTGATCAACGGCGAATTCGGCGGGATGATCAACGACCTGATCAAGTGGGCCTACTTCTTCGCGCTCGCGATGCTGAGCTGGCGGGCCTTCCGCATCTACGGCAAGGACGACGTGCTGAAGGCGGTGGTCGTGGCCATGCTCACGCCGGTGATCCTGCAAATGCTGTCGGTGGCGCTCGGCGTGTCCAAGGCGACGGAGAATGACGGCTCGATCAGCTATATCGGCGGCTACTACCACGAGGCCGCGTTCTCGGTGATGCTGTTCGGCTTCCTGTGCACGGCGGCGCTGGTGCGCTGGCGCTGGCCGGTGGTGGGGCCCGCGATCGTGGCCTTCGGCATCGTCTGCGTGATGCTGACGAACTACCGCACCACGATCCTCGGCACGCTGCCGGTGATGTTCGCCCTGTCCGCCGCAGTGGCCCTCGGCGGCTTCGCCCGGCAGCTCAGGCCCATCGTGGTCCTCACGATCCTGATCGCGGTGCCTGCGCTGCTGTTCGGCGCGCGGGAGATGCTGCCCGACCGCTTCATCGACGTGCTGGTGGTGGCCCAGACCGGGGCGGACCTGGTAAAGGATCCGCTGCGGTTCACGGAGGCGGAGCAGGATCTCTTCTCCGGCCGGGTCTACCTCTGGTCGCTCTACATCAACCAGTGGCTCGGCGGACAGACGCATGTGCACATCATCGGCTTCGGGCCGGAGGTGTGGGACCGGCGGTTACCGCTCTACGCGCACAACACCTTCGTGTCCTACATCCACGAGTTCGGGATCGTGGGGGTGACGGCGCTCTGCATCTTCTTCCTGACCAACATCATCCGCGGGATGCTGATCGCCGACCGGCATCTGGCGCTGCGGTCGGTGTCGATCCAGGTGGGTTTCGTGATCCTCAACCTCTCGACGATGCCGCTCTGGCAGATCGAGGGGAACATCCTCTACGCCCTGGTGATCGGAGCGACATGGAGCTCTCCACCTCTCACAATGAAAAAACGCACGTCACGGCAGTCTTTCCCGGCGAGTGTAGCGCACGGGTGA
- the murB gene encoding UDP-N-acetylmuramate dehydrogenase, producing MRAPSPEILAELERHAPGRLRTGVDMSTLGRWQIGGIADAVFTPETPEEVSAGLGLLHESGTRHVVIGEGSNLLFDDNGYRGVLVVVGPAMSAFRADPETGLVEAEAGLWVPYFVLKTIRAGLQGNVHAAGIPGTLGGLVVMNGGSQRKGIGDQLVDVKVVEKDGRMSTLTRDDCAFSYRRSALQDRGATVVSARFRYEKGDTQEMRREAIAILAERRGKFPRTQPNCGSVFLSNPALYATLGPPGRAIEETGLKGTGRGGARISPRHANFIVNEGGARSEDVLHLIALARARVAERTGIAMDCEVRHLPPEGTLRPAHLSAIDLSSPRARSA from the coding sequence ATGCGCGCCCCCTCGCCCGAGATCCTGGCGGAGCTGGAGCGGCACGCGCCGGGCCGGCTTCGCACCGGGGTCGACATGTCGACGCTGGGCCGATGGCAGATCGGCGGCATCGCCGATGCCGTCTTCACGCCCGAGACGCCCGAGGAAGTCTCCGCCGGGCTGGGCCTGCTGCATGAGAGCGGCACGCGCCACGTCGTGATCGGCGAGGGGTCCAACCTGCTCTTCGACGACAACGGCTATCGCGGCGTGCTCGTGGTGGTCGGTCCTGCGATGTCGGCGTTCCGCGCGGACCCGGAGACGGGTCTGGTGGAGGCCGAGGCCGGGCTCTGGGTTCCATACTTCGTGCTCAAGACGATCCGGGCAGGCCTGCAGGGCAACGTGCATGCTGCAGGAATTCCCGGCACGCTGGGCGGGCTCGTCGTGATGAACGGCGGCAGCCAGCGCAAGGGCATCGGCGACCAGCTCGTCGATGTGAAGGTGGTGGAGAAGGACGGGCGGATGAGCACGCTCACCCGCGACGACTGCGCCTTTTCCTACCGCCGCTCGGCCCTTCAGGACCGGGGCGCGACCGTCGTGTCCGCCCGCTTCCGCTACGAGAAGGGCGATACACAGGAGATGCGGCGCGAAGCGATCGCGATCCTGGCCGAACGGCGCGGGAAGTTCCCGCGCACCCAACCCAACTGCGGGTCGGTGTTCCTGTCGAACCCGGCCCTTTACGCCACGCTCGGCCCTCCGGGTCGGGCGATCGAGGAAACGGGGCTGAAGGGGACGGGCCGGGGGGGCGCCCGGATCTCTCCACGCCATGCCAACTTCATCGTCAATGAAGGCGGCGCCCGTTCCGAAGACGTGCTGCACCTGATCGCGCTGGCCCGGGCCCGCGTGGCGGAGCGCACGGGTATCGCCATGGACTGTGAGGTGCGCCACCTGCCGCCGGAAGGGACTCTCCGGCCTGCGCATCTCTCCGCCATTGATCTCAGTTCCCCCCGCGCCCGTTCCGCTTGA
- a CDS encoding UDP-N-acetylglucosamine 1-carboxyvinyltransferase, which yields MPDDHALDRTWLSEELLTRPGGLTATVRGGQVPTGSVRVSGAKNSATRLIAAALLTDEPVVLGNAPTELVDLNHKLRFLRGMGAVAERDSERETVTIDASGMETSPFTEEQDYPIRTTYLLVAGQLRKTGFARIPYPGGCKIGSRGYDLHVMVWRALGCEVEEKPDAIEVRGNGFKAGRIAFPISTVGGTENALICASVANGTTEIVNAYITPEIEDLIELLTRMGARIEVFGNSLVKVEGVPELSGARMDVMPDRIEAITWVVVALMLGGTIQIDNVPFSEMEVPLLHIEKMGVDLFRNSNSLWVHPGCITGRAVQPFELACGTHPGIISDMQSFYTLMGLIADGTSRIFDYRYPERIAYARELTKLTGIDAIEAEPGRIVTHGRAPMKAAELTSTDLRGSMSLLIGALAAEGTSTIGAFQMALRGYDGLPRKLAKLGVEIDIRETAD from the coding sequence ATGCCTGACGATCACGCCCTCGACAGGACATGGCTCAGCGAAGAACTGCTCACACGGCCCGGCGGCCTGACCGCCACCGTGCGGGGCGGTCAGGTGCCCACGGGATCGGTGCGGGTCAGCGGAGCGAAGAACTCCGCCACGCGCCTGATTGCTGCGGCCCTGCTGACGGATGAGCCTGTCGTGCTCGGCAATGCGCCGACCGAACTCGTCGATCTGAACCACAAGCTGCGGTTCCTGCGCGGCATGGGGGCCGTTGCAGAACGCGATTCGGAGCGGGAGACGGTCACCATCGACGCCTCCGGCATGGAGACCTCGCCCTTCACCGAGGAGCAGGACTATCCGATTCGGACGACCTACCTGCTGGTGGCCGGTCAGCTTCGGAAGACCGGTTTTGCCCGCATCCCCTATCCGGGCGGCTGCAAGATCGGCAGCCGGGGCTACGACCTGCACGTGATGGTGTGGCGCGCGCTCGGCTGTGAGGTCGAGGAAAAGCCCGACGCGATCGAAGTGCGCGGCAACGGCTTCAAGGCCGGACGCATCGCCTTCCCGATCTCGACGGTCGGTGGAACGGAGAACGCGCTGATCTGCGCCTCCGTCGCCAACGGCACGACCGAGATCGTCAACGCCTACATCACGCCGGAGATCGAGGACCTGATCGAGCTGCTGACCCGTATGGGTGCGCGGATCGAGGTCTTCGGCAACAGCCTGGTGAAGGTCGAGGGCGTGCCGGAGCTGTCCGGCGCCCGCATGGACGTGATGCCCGACCGGATCGAGGCGATCACCTGGGTGGTCGTGGCCCTGATGCTGGGCGGCACGATCCAGATCGACAACGTGCCCTTCTCCGAGATGGAAGTGCCGCTCTTGCACATCGAGAAGATGGGTGTGGACCTCTTCCGCAACTCCAACTCGTTGTGGGTGCATCCGGGCTGCATCACGGGCCGCGCGGTGCAGCCCTTCGAACTCGCCTGCGGAACGCATCCGGGCATCATCTCGGACATGCAATCGTTCTACACGCTGATGGGCCTGATCGCGGACGGCACCAGCCGGATCTTCGACTACCGCTACCCTGAGCGCATCGCCTATGCTCGCGAGCTGACGAAGCTCACCGGCATCGACGCGATCGAGGCAGAGCCGGGGCGTATCGTGACCCATGGGCGCGCACCGATGAAGGCGGCGGAGCTGACCTCCACCGATCTTCGAGGCTCCATGTCCCTGCTGATCGGGGCGCTGGCGGCCGAGGGCACCTCGACCATCGGGGCGTTCCAGATGGCGCTGCGGGGCTATGACGGCCTGCCGCGCAAGCTCGCGAAACTGGGCGTGGAGATCGACATCCGCGAGACGGCGGACTGA